The genomic interval CGTCGCCGGTCCGAGCCACGTGCTGCCGACCGGCGGCACGGCGCGCTTCTTCTCGGTCGTGGGGGTCGAGGACTTCCAGCGCCGGATCAGCCGGATCGAGATCGGGAACCCCGTGTTCGAGAAGCTCGCCCTGGCGGGCAGCCGGCTGGCGCGGCTCGAGGGCCTCGAAGGCCACGCCCGCGCGCTCGAGATCCGCCTGGCCCCCGCCCGGCGCAGGGTGGACCCGAAGCCCTGAATCCGGTTTCTTTACGCGCCCCCCAGAGCTGCGATCACGAGGAGACGCCCATGGACCGCGCCGCAACCGTACAGCGCCGCACCCGCGAGACCGAGATCGAGGTGGAGCTCCGGCTCGACGGGGCCGGCGAGGCGCACGTCGAGACGGGCATCCCCTTCTTCGACCACCTGCTCGACTCGTTCGCGCGCCACGGCCTGTTCGACCTGCGCGTGCGCGCCAAGGGCGACCTGCAGGTCGACCAGCACCACACGGTCGAAGACGTCGGCATCGTGCTGGGCCAGGCCGTGCGCAAGGCGGTGGGCGACGGCGCGGGGCTGCGCCGGTTCGGCTCCGGGCGCATTCCCATGGCCGACGCGCGCATCCTCGTCGACCTCGACCTGTCGAACCGCCCGTACCTGGTGTACCGGGTCGAGCTGCCGCGCGAGTGGGTCGGGAACTTCGACGCGGCCCTGGTCGAGGACTTCCTGTACGCCTTCTGCATCCACGGTGGTGTCGACCTGCACGTCGAGAAGTCGTACGGGCACAACGTGCACCACATCGTCGAGGGCGTGTTCAAGGGTCTGGGCCGCGCGCTCGACGAGGCTACGACGCGCGACCCGCGCATCAAGGGCGCGCTCTCGACCAAGGGCTCGTTGTGACTTCGCGCGCGCAGAAGATCGCGCTGGTCGACTACGGCATGGGCAACCTGCGCAGCGTCGAGCGCGCGTTCGCGCGCATCGGGCGCGAGGTGTGCGTCACCGACTCGCCGGCGGAGCTGCGCGCGGCGGATCGGGTCGTGCTGCCGGGCGTCGGCTCGGCGCGCGACTGCATGACGGCGCTCCGGAGTCATGGCCTCGATGACGCGATCCGCGCCCACATTGCCGCGGGCCGGCCGTACCTGGGCATCTGCCTCGGCTTGCAGGTGTTGCTCGGCGAGGCCGACGAGGGCGGCGTCGGTCCGTGCCTCGGCGTCATTCCGGGCCGCGTCCAACGCTTTCCCGACTCGCTCGGGCTCGCGGTGCCGCACATGGGCTGGAACCTGGTGAAGCTCGAGCAGCCGCACCCGGTGCTGTCCGACGACTACTTCTACTTCGTGCACAGCTACCGCGCCACGCGCGTGCCCGAGCGCAACGTGCTGGCCCGCACGGACTACGGGGAGTCGTTCGCCGCGGCCATCGGCCATGGCTCGTGCGTCGCCGTGCAGTACCACCCGGAGAAGAGCCAGCGGGCGGGCGTGGAGCTGCTCGAGCGCTTCTGCGCCTGGCAGCCGTGACGCGCACCGCCGCGGCGGTGCTGGCGGCGCTCGTCGCGCTCGCCTGTGCAGCGCCGATCCGCACGCAGGTCCTGACCCCGGACCCGCCGTCGGGCGTGACCAAGGTCGCGCTCGTGCCCCTGCGCACCGACCCGCTCGCCTACGACGTGCCCGAGTCAGCGCCGCACCTGGTCACGGCGCGAATCGCGTCGGCGCTCGAGTCCGAGACGAAGCTCCGCGTCGTGGACGCGGGCAAGGCCGACGCCGTGCTGACGGGCACCGTGCGCCGCTTCGTCGAGCGCGACGGCACGTCGACGGGCGTGCGTCATCCCGCGTCGGTGTGGATCGTGCTCGAGCTGCGAGACCAGGCCGGAAATCCCTTGTGGAACGGGACCTACGAGGAGACACAGCCCGCGCTGTCCGAGGACGCCGGCTCCTTCCCGCGCGCCTGGGAGCGCGGCTTCCGCTGGGTCACCGCGGAGGACCTCGCGAGCTACGGCGCACGGGAGCTGGTGCGCGAGCTCGCGCGCGAGGTGGCGACGTGGAGCTGATCCCGTCGATCGACCTGCGCGGCGGGCGCGTGGTGCGCCTCGAGCAGGGCGACTACGCGCGCGAGACCGTGTTCGACACCGACCCCGTGGCGCAGGCCCGGCGCTTCGCCGCCGCGGGTGTGACGCGCATCCACGTGGTCGACCTGGACGGCGCGCGCGACGGCGTCGGAGGCAATGACGCGGTGGTGGAGGCGATCCTGGCCGGGTGCCCGGGCACGCGGGTGCAGGTGGCCGGCGGGGTGCGCTCGATGGCGCGCGTCGAAGGCGCCTTCGCCCGCGGCGCGGACCGCGTCGTGATCGGCACCGCGGCGCTCGAGCAGCCGGACTTCGTGCGCGCCGCGGCGTCGAAGCATCCCGGCCGCGTCGTGCTGGGCCTCGACACGCGCGGCGGGCGCGTCGCGACGCGCGGCTGGCGCGAGCTCTCGGAGCGCAGCCAGGACGACGTGCTCGCCGAGTTCGAAGGCGTTCCGTTTGCCGCGGTGCTTTACACGGAGATCTCGCGCGATGGCCTGCTGGCCGGGCCCGACGTGGAAGGCACCGCCGCGTTGGCGCGGCGCACCAAGCTGCCGGTGATCGCGTCGGGTGGCGTCGGGCGGCTCGAAGATTTGGAGCGGCTCGCGCGCACGCGCGTCATCGCCGGGGCCATCGTGGGTCGTGCGCTCTACTCGGGAGCCATCGATCTGGACGAGGCGCTCGCGAGGCTCGCGCTATGCTGACCAAGCGCATCATCCCTTGCCTCGACATCAAGGACGGGCGGGTCGTGAAGGGCGTGCAGTTCGTCGACCTGGTCGACGCGGGCGACCCCGTCGAGGTGGCGGCTGCCTATGACGCGCAGGGCGCGGACGAGGTCTGCTTCCTCGACATCAATGCCTCGCACGAGAGCCGCGGCACCCTGGTCGAGCTGGTCGCGCGCACGGCGGATCGGCTCACGGTGCCCTTCTCGGTGGGCGGCGGGGTGCGGTCGCTCGAAGACGTGCGCACGCTCCTGCGCGCGGGCGCGGACAAGGTCTCGGTGAACTCGGCGGCGATCGCGCGGCCCGAGCTGGTGTCGGAGACCGCCGACCGGCTGGGCTCGGCCAACCTGATCGTGGCGATCGATGCCCGCCGCCGTGACGCGTCCGACCCCGCCCGCGGCTGGGAGGTGTTCAGTCACGGCGGGCGGCGCGCCACCGGTCTCGATGCGGTCGAGTGGGCGGCGCGCGCGGAGTCTCTCGGCGCCGGCGAGATCCTGCTCACCAGCATGGACCGCGACGGCACGCGCGACGGCTACGACCTGCCGCTGACGCGCGCCGTGACTCGCGCGGTGCGCATCCCCGTGATCGCGTCGGGCGGCGCGGGCACGCTCGAGCATCTGCGCGAGGGCCTGAGTGACTCGCCGGGCTGCGGCGGCGCCGCGGCCGTGCTGGCTGCGAGCATCTTCCATTTCGGCCTGTTCCGGGTGCCCGAAGCCAAGGAGTATCTCGCCGCGCGAGGCGTTCTGGTCCGGCCTTTCCACACCTGACGGGCCCATTGGGTGACCGCATAGGTCGGACCAATCGCTTTATTCACAGGTGTGAACGATCGGTGTATTGCGCGCCGCGAAAATCGTGTGCTAGGTTCTTCCGCCGTTCGGTTGGCTCGTAAGTGCTTGATGCAGAAGGGCTTTCGGCGTTGCCCGAATTTCGCCGAACGTTGCCGTGAAACAGGTTTCCGGAAGTCGGGTCCGGACGTGAGCGCCGAAGCAGCTACCTACACCCCCCGTGATCGCCGAAGCTGCGGGCTTCTCGCGATCCACAGGCCGAAGCGATGAGGGAGATCGTTTGCCCGGTGTGAAGCTGAAGGAGAACGAATCCTTCGAAAGCGCGCTCAAGCGCTTCAAGAAGCAGTGTGAGAAGGCCGGCCTCATGTACGAGCTCCGCAAGCGCGAGCACTACGAGAAGCCGAGCGTCCGGCGCAAGAAGAAGGCCATGGCCGCGCGCAAGCGGGCGCTCAAGAAGCTGAAGGCCGCTTACTAGATTCCAAGGCCCGAGCAGCGCTCGGGCCTTTTGTTTCTGTTCACGACTCTTCTTCACGAGTCTCGGAGCGAGGGACGGAGTGGGTCGAATCCCCGAACAGGTCGTGGCCGAGATACGCGAGCGCGCGGACATCGCGCAGGTCGTCGGTCGCCACGTCACCCTGAAGAAGTCGGGGAGCCGCCTGTGGGGGCTGTGCCCGTTCCACGACGAGAAGACCCCCTCGTTCCAGGTGCACGAGGACAAGCAGATCTTCTACTGCTTCGGCTGCGGCGCGGGCGGCGACGTGTTCGCGTTCCGCATGAAGCACGAGGGGCTCGACTTCCCGGACGCGGTGCGCGCGCTGGGCCGCGAGCTGGGCATCGCCATCCCCGAAGAGCGCGGCGAGGAGGGCAAGGCCTCCGCGATCTACCGCGCGAACGAGGCCGCCTGCGCCTACTTCCGGGCCGAGCTGCGCGGGCCGCACGGGGCGACCGGCCGCCAGTATCTCGCGGAGCGCGGGGTCGGCGAGGACCTGATCGACCGCTTCCGGGTCGGGTTCGCGCCCCCCGGCTGGGACGGCCTGGTGACTCACCTGCGGCGCGCGGGCATCGCGCCCGCCGATGCCGAGCTCGCGGGGCTGATCGCGCGCCGGCAGAACAGCGAAGGCCACTACGACCGCTTCCGCAACCGCGTGGTCTTTCCGATCACCGACCCGAGCGGCCAGATCGCGGGCTTCGGCGGCCGGGCCCAGGGCGACGACACGCCCAAGTATCTCAACTCGCCCGAGTCACCGGTGTACAAGAAGAGCCGCGTGCTCTTCGGGCTCGCGCAGGCGTTGGACGCCATCCGCGAGCACGGCCGGGTGATCGTGGTCGAGGGCTATTTCGACCTGCTGGCGCTGCACCGCGCGGGCCTGCACGAGGGCGTTGCGCCCTGTGGCACGGCACTCACCCAGTCACACGCGCACCGCATCCGCCGCTACGCCGAGGAGGTCGTGCTGCTGTTCGACGGCGACACGGCCGGCCAGGCCGCCGCGGAGCGCGCGCTCCCCGTTCTGTTTGCCGAGGAGCTGCGGGTGCGCGCGGCCTTCCTGCCGCTCGGTGAGGACCCCGACACGCTGCTCGCGAAGTCCGGCGTCGCGGCGCTGCGCGCGGTCGTCGACAGCGCGGTGCCGCTGCTCGAGCACCTGATCGACCGCGTGCTGAAGGACGAGGTCGGCGAGAAGGTCGAGCACGCGCGCACGCTGGCGCCCTTTCTTCTGGCCGTGAAGAACCCGATCGAGCGCGCGGGCTACATCCGCACGCTCGCCAGCAAGCTCGAGCTCTCGCCCGTCGCGGTCCAGGACGCCCTCGCTCGCCATGCCGGCCCGTCGACCGCCACGAGCCCCGCGCGCGCCGGCGCAACCGCCCGACCGGCAGCGCGCGAGATCGAGCCGGCGGTTCGCGGACTCGTCGCCGCGCTGGCTGCGCACCCCGACCTGGTGCCCCTGTTCGACGAGCTCGACCTCGAGTGGCTCGCGCCGGGTCCCGGCCGCGAGCTGCTCGCCCGACTCCTCCCCGCCTCGGCCGAGCTGGGCCGGAGCGCGGTCGCAAGCCTCCTGGCCGCCGATGGCGAGCCCCTGCCCGAAGCCGAGCGCGCGCTGCTCCTGGAGCTCGCCGCCGAGGCCGGCTGGGACGATCCCGGCATCGCCCGCAAGAGTGTTTCGGACCGCATCGCGACGCTCGAGATCGGCGTGCAGAAGCGCGCCCTGACCGAGCTCACGAAGCGGTCCGGATCCTGCACAGACCGCGCGCAACTCGACGAAGAAGAGCTGCGGCTGCGGTCTCGCATTCACGATCTCGAGAAGCGCAGAAGGCACCTCTAACTTTTTTTTCCCAGATCTGGCCGAGGAGTTCCCCCCCAATGACGCCCACCAAGACTCCCAAAACCCCCTCGTCGAAGCGCAACGGACGCGCAGTGACTGCACCGGAGGAAGTGGCGCTGCGCACCGCAGCGCTAACCAAGCCGGAGCGGAAGAGCGCGAACGGCGCCGCGAAGCGCAACGGGCGAGCTACGCACAACGGTGTAGCCAACGGCAACGGCCAGCCCAGCTTCCGGCAGCTCCTGCGCAAGAGCAAGGAAGCGGGGTTCGTCGACGGCGCAGAGCTGTTGAAGGTCCTGCCCGACCACCTTTTGGCGGCGCCCGAGAGACTCGAAGAGGTGCTCGAGCTGTTCCGGCGCCATTCGGTCGCGGTGCGCCAGTGGCAGCCGCCCGTCATGATGCGCAAGCCGGAGACCCGGCGGCGCCCGTCCGGGCCGGAAGAGGTCGAGGGCTTCCGCTCGAACGACCCGGTGCGCGTGTATCTGCGCGAGATGGGCGCCGTTTCCCTGCTCACGCGCGAGGGCGAGGTCGAGATCGCCAAGCGCATCGAGTCGGGCGAGAACGCGGCCCTGGCCGAGATCCTGAAGTCGCCCGTCGCGGCGGAGAAGCTGCTCGGGTTCGGTGACGAGATCCGCCGCGGCAAGCGCGACGTGAAGGACCTGTTCCCGCCGATCGCCGAGGGCGAGACCGAGACGCTCGACGACAAGAAGGGGAAGCTGCTGCAGGCGCTCACCGCGCTGCGCCGCTCGCAGGCCGACGTGTCGCGCCGCGTGCGCGTGCTGTCGAACGCGCGCACCAGCCGCGACACCCGTTCGCGCCTCGAGGCCGAGGTCGACGAGATCCGCCTGCGCAACGCGCAGCGCATCCGCGAGACCGGGATCCTGAAGGAGTCGATCTACCAGCTGGCCGACGAGATCCGCGGCTTCATCGCGGGCATCGAGGAGCAGGGCCGGGTGATCGCGGGCATCCTCGTGCCCTTCGGCGTGAAGACGGCCCAGGAGTTCCTGGCGCTGGCCGAGCAGTCGCGGCGCCGTTCACTGCCGGGCAAGAAGGCGCTCATGCAGCTCGGCGGCGACGCCGAGGCCGTGCTGGTCGCCGAGAAGGACGTGCTCGCGGTCCAGCGCAAGGTCGAGACGATCGAGCACGAGGCGCGCTGCACGCTCGAAGAGGCGCGCCAGTCACTCGTGCACTTCACCTCGGCCAAGGAGCGCGCGAGTCAGGCGAAGAGCGAGCTGATCGAAGCCAACCTGCGCCTGGTCGTGTCGATCGCCAAGAAGTACACGAACCGCGGGCTGCAGTTCCTGGACCTGATCCAGGAGGGCAACATCGGCCTGA from Myxococcota bacterium carries:
- the hisB gene encoding imidazoleglycerol-phosphate dehydratase HisB; translated protein: MDRAATVQRRTRETEIEVELRLDGAGEAHVETGIPFFDHLLDSFARHGLFDLRVRAKGDLQVDQHHTVEDVGIVLGQAVRKAVGDGAGLRRFGSGRIPMADARILVDLDLSNRPYLVYRVELPREWVGNFDAALVEDFLYAFCIHGGVDLHVEKSYGHNVHHIVEGVFKGLGRALDEATTRDPRIKGALSTKGSL
- the hisH gene encoding imidazole glycerol phosphate synthase subunit HisH, encoding MTSRAQKIALVDYGMGNLRSVERAFARIGREVCVTDSPAELRAADRVVLPGVGSARDCMTALRSHGLDDAIRAHIAAGRPYLGICLGLQVLLGEADEGGVGPCLGVIPGRVQRFPDSLGLAVPHMGWNLVKLEQPHPVLSDDYFYFVHSYRATRVPERNVLARTDYGESFAAAIGHGSCVAVQYHPEKSQRAGVELLERFCAWQP
- a CDS encoding 1-(5-phosphoribosyl)-5-[(5-phosphoribosylamino)methylideneamino] imidazole-4-carboxamide isomerase, which produces MELIPSIDLRGGRVVRLEQGDYARETVFDTDPVAQARRFAAAGVTRIHVVDLDGARDGVGGNDAVVEAILAGCPGTRVQVAGGVRSMARVEGAFARGADRVVIGTAALEQPDFVRAAASKHPGRVVLGLDTRGGRVATRGWRELSERSQDDVLAEFEGVPFAAVLYTEISRDGLLAGPDVEGTAALARRTKLPVIASGGVGRLEDLERLARTRVIAGAIVGRALYSGAIDLDEALARLALC
- the hisF gene encoding imidazole glycerol phosphate synthase subunit HisF — encoded protein: MLTKRIIPCLDIKDGRVVKGVQFVDLVDAGDPVEVAAAYDAQGADEVCFLDINASHESRGTLVELVARTADRLTVPFSVGGGVRSLEDVRTLLRAGADKVSVNSAAIARPELVSETADRLGSANLIVAIDARRRDASDPARGWEVFSHGGRRATGLDAVEWAARAESLGAGEILLTSMDRDGTRDGYDLPLTRAVTRAVRIPVIASGGAGTLEHLREGLSDSPGCGGAAAVLAASIFHFGLFRVPEAKEYLAARGVLVRPFHT
- the rpsU gene encoding 30S ribosomal protein S21, giving the protein MPGVKLKENESFESALKRFKKQCEKAGLMYELRKREHYEKPSVRRKKKAMAARKRALKKLKAAY
- the dnaG gene encoding DNA primase yields the protein MGRIPEQVVAEIRERADIAQVVGRHVTLKKSGSRLWGLCPFHDEKTPSFQVHEDKQIFYCFGCGAGGDVFAFRMKHEGLDFPDAVRALGRELGIAIPEERGEEGKASAIYRANEAACAYFRAELRGPHGATGRQYLAERGVGEDLIDRFRVGFAPPGWDGLVTHLRRAGIAPADAELAGLIARRQNSEGHYDRFRNRVVFPITDPSGQIAGFGGRAQGDDTPKYLNSPESPVYKKSRVLFGLAQALDAIREHGRVIVVEGYFDLLALHRAGLHEGVAPCGTALTQSHAHRIRRYAEEVVLLFDGDTAGQAAAERALPVLFAEELRVRAAFLPLGEDPDTLLAKSGVAALRAVVDSAVPLLEHLIDRVLKDEVGEKVEHARTLAPFLLAVKNPIERAGYIRTLASKLELSPVAVQDALARHAGPSTATSPARAGATARPAAREIEPAVRGLVAALAAHPDLVPLFDELDLEWLAPGPGRELLARLLPASAELGRSAVASLLAADGEPLPEAERALLLELAAEAGWDDPGIARKSVSDRIATLEIGVQKRALTELTKRSGSCTDRAQLDEEELRLRSRIHDLEKRRRHL
- a CDS encoding sigma-70 family RNA polymerase sigma factor, whose product is MTAPEEVALRTAALTKPERKSANGAAKRNGRATHNGVANGNGQPSFRQLLRKSKEAGFVDGAELLKVLPDHLLAAPERLEEVLELFRRHSVAVRQWQPPVMMRKPETRRRPSGPEEVEGFRSNDPVRVYLREMGAVSLLTREGEVEIAKRIESGENAALAEILKSPVAAEKLLGFGDEIRRGKRDVKDLFPPIAEGETETLDDKKGKLLQALTALRRSQADVSRRVRVLSNARTSRDTRSRLEAEVDEIRLRNAQRIRETGILKESIYQLADEIRGFIAGIEEQGRVIAGILVPFGVKTAQEFLALAEQSRRRSLPGKKALMQLGGDAEAVLVAEKDVLAVQRKVETIEHEARCTLEEARQSLVHFTSAKERASQAKSELIEANLRLVVSIAKKYTNRGLQFLDLIQEGNIGLMKAVDKFEYQRGYKFSTYATWWIRQAITRAIADQARTIRIPVHMIETMNKLVRAQRYLVQKLGREPMPEEIAEEMEMPLEKVQMVLKIAKEPISLETPIGE